In Biomphalaria glabrata chromosome 11, xgBioGlab47.1, whole genome shotgun sequence, the following proteins share a genomic window:
- the LOC129921732 gene encoding uncharacterized protein LOC129921732: MPGEERNKTDMLGRSSRLFEKIPKFDEQIDNLDSYIRRFETIAISTDTRQELWGPQLLTLIGGKGLDACQTLTESGMKDYKTLKKTLLEFYDFTEDGYRRRYYATKPKDGQDFKVFVNDLTTTFDKWFDATGLDKTFSKLKEFLLIDRVLTLCDGQLFGFIQERQPRDLKSLTELWQRYMAAHPDKRVTCQTEQPDIVFATRNVSNIQVGQRSRPTLRQQNDGMRPRSLSTIESRRCFECGTYGHIARNCNNSRQRNRGGRGGLHQQAGYRSDYNNRAYVAVLNKGDGEVTCFTTLVGEKRALTIRDTGATLIAVRDTFVEKDQYTGTWKQVEVFGGQRYSWPVAKVIVNTPYVKGEVMAVVFKDGPYDLIIGNIHSRMPHLGKGEINKWCREEVLLMETRQQARQRQREETEAKTLISDHGIMENATDMSLEENGSVIRESHSESQMWSPEEFQEGQRSDPSLEKIFKFAKEKSVVKSKTTEHSFLIKNNTLVRKYTDTKGELIQLVAPQKYRPQILHQAHDLSVAGHLGILKTKQRIQTAFYWPNMTKDVTNYVRSCQVCMLKDKRPPRQAPLQRTDLAEKPFEKIAIDIVGPMNPMSARGHRYILTVVDLATRWPEAIPLKSTTADDITSALIMLFARTGLPDTILSDRGPQFVAELTKQITGTLGIHQVFTSPYCPQSNGVCERLNGTIKSILSKVSSEKPENWDLLLPCVLFAYREIPQTSTGFSPFELVYGAKPRGPIDILKTLVYKQNIDPDSRTTYEKVIDLRSRIVTACQAARAALEERGELVRQRVNRGRKLRPFKAGQQVRVLLPSKTNKLQLAWQGPFAVTKRISNVDYEVEIRGKRKIFHSNILSDFHLRPCELELANDNGTTESALTSGIAQIACAFLCEENDGDDVGPELPLLPREKEDWHDVKIGAAPHGVRMKILEVLESFKDILTPTPGRTTTIRHDIKLTSTKPIKLRPYDIPLHHRDAVLKEIHELLEEGIIERSDSPYSAPIIIVRKKNKDEIRLCVDYRHLNKVTVPDCEPMPNPEDLFVKLAQARIFSKLDLSRGYYQIPFTERAKPLTAFITPFGLYHWNYMSFGLSNAPSTFNKLVRRVLEGRTDVVAYLDDICLFHNSWEEHVEGIQSLLLLLRQHGLTARPSKTEVGMGEIQFLGHVVGKGQLKPVHGTVQKILELKTPTSLKEVRALIGLCNYYRKFIPNFASLLEPITSLTRTKTYGRNTDTELRTSKKLTWNDECEQALQNLRQAFQMEPILKLPDVSKPFTLFTDASSVGLGACLMQEVHGDLHPVLYSSRKLSETEKRENKLKYTRVNYTQVNYTQVNYTPINYTPINYTQVNYTPINYTPINYTQVNYTPVNYTQVNYKQVNYTPVNYTTVNYTPVNYTPVNYTQVNYTPVNYTPVNYKQVNYTPVNYTTVNYTQVNYTPVNYTQVNYTPINYTPVNYKQANYTPVNYTTVNYIQVNYTPQSTTH; the protein is encoded by the exons ATGCCaggagaagaaagaaataagacGGACATGCTAGGACGTAGTAGCCGACTATTTGAAAAAATTCCCAAATTTGACGAACAAATAGATAACCTAGATTCTTATATACGTAGATTTGAGACCATAGCGATATCCACAGACACCCGACAGGAACTTTGGGGACCGCAACTACTGACATTAATAGGGGGTAAAGGGCTAGATGCATGTCAGACCCTGACTGAATCAGGCATGAAAGATTATAAGACATTAAAAAAGACTTTACTGGAATTCTACGACTTTACAGAAGACGGTTACAGACGAAGATACTACGCTACGAAACCCAAAGACGGACAggattttaaagtttttgttaATGATCTGACAACGACATTCGATAAATGGTTTGACGCGACCGGTCTAGACAAAACTTTTAGTAAGCTCAAAGAGTTCCTCTTAATAGACAGAGTACTAACTTTGTGTGACGGACAATTATTTGGATTTATACAAGAAAGACAACCCCGAGATCTCAAAAGTTTGACAGAACTGTGGCAAAGGTATATGGCTGCTCATCCGGACAAACGAGTAACTTGCCAGACTGAGCAACCTGACATTGTATTTGCCACTAGAAATGTATCGAATATACAAGTGGGGCAGCGTTCTCGACCCACACTTAGGCAACAGAATGATGGCATGAGGCCTAGGAGTCTGTCCACTATAGAATCAAGGCGCTGTTTTGAATGTGGCACGTACGGACATATAGCCAGAAACTGTAACAATAGTCGACAGAGAAATAGGGGAGGAAGAGGAGGCCTGCATCAACAAGCGGGGTACAGATCAGATTACAATAACAGAGCCTATGTTGCAGTGCTTAACAAGGGTGATGGGGAAGTTACTTGTTTCACTACGCTTGTAGGAGAGAAGAGAGCCTTGACTATCAGGGATACGGGAGCAACACTAATCGCAGTCAGAGATACATTTGTCGAGAAAGACCAATATACAGGGACCTGGAAGCAGGTTGAGGTCTTTGGAGGACAAAGGTACAGCTGGCCGGTGGCTAAAGTGATTGTAAATACACCGTATGTGAAAGGAGAGGTGATGGCTGTAGTTTTTAAAGATGGCCCATATGATTTGATCATAGGTAACATACATTCACGAATGCCACATTTGGGAAAAGGTGAAATCAACAAATGGTGCAGAGAAGAAGTCCTATTAATGGAGACCAGACAACAAGctagacaaagacagagagaggagacTGAAGCAAAAACTTTGATTAGTGACCACGGCATAATGGAGAACGCAACAGATATGTCTCTAGAAGAAAATGGCAGTGTGATTCGGGAGTCTCATAGTGAGAGTCAAATGTGGTCGCCAGAGGAGTTTCAAGAAGGGCAGAGGTCCGATCCGTCACtagagaaaatatttaaatttgccAAAGAGAAATCCGTGGTGAAGTCGAAAACAACGGAACATTCGTTTCTGATAAAAAACAACACGTTGGTACGGAAATATACAGATACAAAGGGGGAGCTAATACAGCTTGTGGCGCCACAAAAATATAGACCCCAAATTTTGCATCAAGCCCATGACTTGTCAGTCGCAGGTCATTTGGGTATATTaaagacaaaacaaagaatCCAGACAGCCTTCTACTGGCCCAATATGACTAAGGATGTAACAAATTATGTTAGGTCATGTCAGGTTTGTATGCTTAAAGACAAACGACCACCAAGACAGGCTCCATTACAGCGAACAGATCTAGCGGAGAAACCCTTTGAGAAAATAGCCATTGATATAGTGGGACCAATGAACCCAATGTCAGCCAGGGGCCATCGATACATTCTCACAGTAGTTGATCTCGCTACCAGGTGGCCAGAAGCTATTCCTCTGAAGTCCACAACTGCTGATGATATCACGTCGGCATTGATTATGTTGTTCGCTAGAACGGGGCTCCCAGATACCATTCTATCAGACAGAGGACCCCAGTTCGTAGCAGAACTAAccaagcaaataactggcacaCTAGGAATTCATCAAGTATTTACCTCACCATATTGCCCTCAGAGCAATGGGGTCTGTGAAAGACTGAATGGAACAATCAAAAGTATACTGAGTAAGGTGTCGTCCGAGAAACCAGAAAACTGGGATCTACTTCTTCCTTGCGTTTTGTTTGCGTATCGAGAAATACCGCAAACTTCCACAGGATTTTCACCCTTTGAGCTAGTATATGGAGCAAAGCCTAGGGGCCCTATAGACATTCTGAAAACTTTGGTGTACAAACAGAACATTGACCCCGACAGCCGCACCACGTACGAGAAAGTGATAGATCTCCGAAGCAGAATCGTCACTGCATGTCAGGCAGCGAGAGCGGCCCTAGAAGAAAGGGGGGAACTAGTTAGACAAAGAGTCAACAGAGGTCGAAAATTAAGACCTTTTAAAGCCGGGCAACAAGTTAGGGTTCTTCTCccttcaaaaacaaataaattgcaaCTAGCATGGCAAGGGCCTTTTGCAGTCACGAAAAGGATATCCAATGTGGATTATGAAGTTGAAATTAgagggaaaagaaaaatttttcACTCAAATATTCTTAGTGATTTTCACCTACGACCTTGCGAATTAGAACTGGCCAACGACAATGGTACAACTGAATCGGCATTGACAAGTGGCATAGCTCAAATAGCGTGTGCATTTCTTTGTGAAGAAAATGATGGAGATGACGTAGGTCCAGAATTACCGCTACTCCCAAGAGAAAAAGAAGACTGGCATGATGTCAAAATAGGAGCTGCACCACATGGAGTTAGAATGAAAATACTGGAGGTGTTAGAGTCTTTTAAAGACATATTAACTCCTACACCAGGAAGAACAACGACAATTAGACATGACATAAAGTTAACGTCGACAAAACCGATTAAGTTGCGGCCATATGACATCCCATTACATCACAGAGATGCAGTGCTAAAGGAAATACATGAGCTACTGGAAGAAGGAATCATCGAGAGATCGGACTCACCCTACTCAGCACCAATTattattgtaagaaaaaaaaataaggacgAGATAAGATTATGCGTAGATTACCGTCACCTCAACAAAGTAACAGTGCCAGATTGTGAACCCATGCCAAATCCAGAAGATTTGTTTGTTAAGTTAGCACAAGCAAGAATTTTCAGCAAGTTAGATTTGTCTCGGGGATATTATCAGATACCCTTTACAGAAAGAGCGAAGCCACTCACCGCCTTCATCACGCCGTTTGGACTCTACCATTGGAACTACATGAGCTTTGGCCTCTCCAATGCACCGTCCACCTTCAACAAACTAGTTCGAAGAGTGCTTGAGGGTCGTACAGATGTTGTAGCTTATTTGGATGACATCTGCTTATTCCACAACAGTTGGGAGGAGCATGTAGAGGGCATACAATCCCTGCTATTGTTATTGAGACAGCATGGTTTGACGGCCAGACCCAGTAAGACAGAGGTTGGAATGGGCGAAATCCAATTTTTAGGGCACGTCGTTGGTAAAGGTCAATTAAAACCTGTCCATGGAACGGTGCAGAAAATTTTAGAGCTGAAGACGCCTACATCACTTAAAGAAGTGCGAGCTTTGATAGGTCTTTGCAACTATTATAGGAAGTTTATCCCAAATTTCGCGTCTTTGTTGGAACCTATCACTTCTTTAACGAGAACAAAGACTTACGGGagaaacacagacacagagCTCAGGACATCCAAGAAGCTCACATGGAATGATGAATGTGAGCAGGCCTTGCAGAACTTGAGACAGGCCTTTCAGATGGAACCTATTCTGAAATTGCCTGATGTATCAAAGCCTTTCACCCTTTTTACTGATGCCTCATCCGTTGGCTTAGGAGCCTGCCTTATGCAGGAAGTACATGGTGATTTACATCCAGTATTATATTCCAGCAGAAAACTGTCGGAAACAGAAAAAAG GGAGAACAAACTAAAGTACACACGAGTGAACTACACACAAGTCAACTACACACAAGTCAACTACACACCAATCAACTACACACCAATCAACTACACACAAGTCAACTACACACCAATCAACTACACACCAATCAACTACACACAAGTCAACTACACACCAGTCAACTACACACAAGTCAACTACAAACAAGTCAACTACACACCAGTCAACTACACAACAGTAAACTACACACCAGTCAACTACACACCAGTCAACTACACACAAGTCAACTACACACCAGTCAACTACACACCAGTGAACTACAAACAAGTCAACTACACACCAGTCAACTACACAACAGTAAACTACACACAAGTCAACTACACACCAGTCAACTACACACAAGTCAACTACACACCAATCAACTACACACCAGTGAACTACAAACAAGCCAACTACACACCAGTCAACTACACAACAGTAAACTACATACAAGTCAATTACACACCACAGTCAACTACACACTAG